GACGTCGGCCGCAAGAGAACAAGGCGGCAAAGACGGCTTGAGCTCGCGCAGGGAGGGGTCGAGGCGAATCATGCCAAGTGGGCTCCCCAAGGCACGCCGCCGCCCTCCCTAATGTCTATGCACTTCACCGCCACGATGACTGAAACTTCCCACATGACAACTGACCAATATGAAGCCCATCTTGCCTGCATTGCGTATCTGGCAAGACAACTTGGTATTCCGCCTCAAACGGGTGCACCGCCACCGCCTTCGGGGGATGATTCGTCAGTGGagttgtttttataatttaagtgtGTAGTTTTTAAttctagtattttaaattatatcttttttatttttttaagattttaattatgtgtttttttttggattttaaattgtaattttcttttatttaatgaagtgtgtttttattaatttaatttgttggaaataaaaataaaaaatgaaattgaatgaatagttaagggatgagatggttaagagatgaaaggttgcaggtgttgtctcttagttaagagatggtgtAAAAAGTGCAgaggggcccatgaatagttaagggatgagacaGTATTGAACAGGGATGTGGATGGCCTAGAGAGAATTACTTTTtgcctaaaataaaaattactcaattactccatccgtcacttaaaatttgtcacttatttcctttttcgtcgtcccaaaaaatttgtcacctttcacttttaccatttttggtagtagaccccacattccactaacttattcatactcacattttattataaaactaatactccctccgtcccactcaagatggccACATTCTTCaatggcacgagattttaggaagtgttgttaggtggaataatgtagagaggaaaaatgtagttgaatattttaataaggacagaggagagaggaggttatatttaaaattggaaagtggtaatcttgattgggacaaaaaaaaaaagaaaggtggtcatcttgaatgggacagagggagtataaaaatataggattcacatgccactaactgtttcaactcactttctattgcatatcttaaaacccgtgtcgggtcaaatggtggcaaattattagggacggagggagtatattggAACGtcctaaaaaagaaaaatgactctattaatatAGAGGTTGTGCTtggtttccaagataaaataataccaagatacaatctaggattgagttgtgagattattttagtcatagcctatagctatgactaattatctcatgattatctATCTGGTATTGAGTTGTGGgggttgaatctcatgaaccaaacatagTACAAAGTTAATttcggatacaatcttgcaaaccgaacacccccagAATGGATAGAGTACGCGATATAATCACGGGAGATTGAAAAcaacatttccattttcaagTGAAAATCCCATAAACCCTACAAATCTGCCGCACACCACAGGTCGCTTATAGCTTTCTCTTTTTTGgttgttgaattttttcatttcacgAAATCAATCTGAGAACAACTGAATCGTAAATCTCCATTTTTAATAGTTttctctctgttttattttgcaattcgATGATTTCAGGATTTGCGATCgaattgtgttattttaatttttggatttttgtgtgtgtttatagGAATCGTTAATGGCGGGCGATGCTGAGTATGCAGATTCCAACGAGATTGGTGATCTGGATCAAAAGATGAGTGATATGGAGGagcataataatataattaggaaaCATAAGGATTACATGCTACAAATAAAGATGCTGAGGGCATCTGTTGGCGAATTGAGTGCCGATACGACGATTCATATGGACAGTGATGTGGCGGATCTCAAAGGAGAGATTCGAGGCTGCGTCACATTCTGCAGGAATCGGACGCTGAATTGGAGGCAGCGGAGAGGAAAAAGGCGTCGCTGGTGGTGGAATTGGATgcttgatgcactattttttagcactaaaaatacctgcaagtatacatggtagatctagtatagctaaacgTCAGTActgggatatcgaacacggggaatataattgcaactggctattatgtactaagcatcaaatactatctagagaaataAGAGATTTGGTTTAACTaagcataaataaataaagtaaaacaataaaagcaaaGAAGATAGAATTAGGCAAATAGAGGAATTTCAAGTATAATGATTTCACTAACTCTTTAGTTATTCTAATTAGTTCTACGTTCATCCGACTCAAGTTTTACCACGATTTCTCCCTATCATGCATCAATACTCATGTCACAATTATTGTATGAACATATAAGATAAACCAATCAAAGCTATCACCGATCAAACTTTAACAATAATCAAGGTAACGACCAATTAGTCGAACaaaagttcaagaaaaatcagGTGGAAACGAGTTCTGaacattaaacataaaaagaactaCATAAAAGTCAAATACTATCAAAACCTCAAAATTCTATTGATTAGCAATCCATAGAAGAACTAAAACAGTAATTAAAGTACGAgacataaaataaacaaacaaaacccaaAGATGAATCTTGAAGTCTCCATGCTCCTCTTGCCTTGCTTCAATCCCCAAGAATGGTGATGGAATAATGGATGAAGAAATTAGGGTTGGAGAATGGAGGGAGGAGCCATGAAGGCTCCCCTTTTGGGGCTATGGATGAGGTTatgggtatatataggcttgagaAAGATTTCaatttggtaataagtttCCTCCAATCATTAGGAAAGATGAAATTTTCGTTCtccatagtagaaggaaaagatttggcttcacaaggtaatatttctttccttctttaaatttccgCCTAAACTGCAGCTGGTAGCTTTgcgcgactttggtagaacggtcataactctctccacagaactccgattgagatgaTCTTGGTACCATATTTAAGCTCTTTTCAAGACGAACAGAATGGTATGTAGAACGCCCTGATCGAACTTCAGGATCGCCGGAATATTGAGTTTGAATATAGCTATCGTGCGCTGCGTTTTCCCAGCGGTCGCGGGCAAGGGTGTAGCGACCGCTGGAGAGTGTTAGAGCCTTCTGGAGTCtttgcagcgaccgctgcACTTGTTCCAGCGGCCCGCTGGGCGTCCTTCAGCTCCTGCTTCCGGATTAATTCACCTTTTCATGCCATTTTTCTGCTCTgttttgcacatttctcacaaaacacgtcaaaataccaaaatggataaaatatgcaaataatggacatgtaatgcagcTTTAACACTCAAAACGggccaaataatggccttaaaaccgtgcaaaatccgagcgtatcaatgCTAGAGATGAGCGAATCTAGGTTTTGGAAAGGAATATGGAAGAATTAGAATCGGAAGATTTGGCGGAGGAGGAAATGCAGAGGTGCTTGGATGAGAAGGAGAGGGTGATTTGGGAGATCGGCGGTGGAAGGAGGTGGATGGTCACAGCCATTGCCACTGCTGCTGCTGTCACATGCTACTTCAATGCTCACAGAAAACATTGATTTTTGCTGATTAGAGTTTCTGTTTTGGATAATTGTTGCTAAATAATGCACTTAATTTGCTTCAATTTTGTCTTTGGTGCACTgggattaattttttatcactACTATTATGAgaatttgatgaattgattGAATCTTGATGGTGCTTGAGTTTGGTTCACTTGCCATATTTATGTGTTGTTCATTGTGCTAGGACCTTTTTCTTGTTATTATTGATGGAATTATCAATTGTGTTGTACCCTACATCCACACCACCTAAGTTTGTGTTCTTAACATTAATCTAATCTCACTCTAAATTAGGAAAAGGTATCCATTTCTTTatgctatttattttttggtttatactCTGTTTTCGTGTTTTAAGTTGGACTAGCTTCAACCCAACAGTCACAAGAGAAGCACCGTTGAACTAGTTGTCAGAAACCTCAGTCTCACCGACTACCGCCAACAATAGCCTACTCAACACATGGATCAACACGAATCACTTGGATCTCTACTTCACAACACAAGAACTCTCAAGAACATCTCCAATCACAACCGGATCTAACACCATAGTAAGACCTAACCCTAGATCTGAGAAGGAAACTGAAGAAACTGTCATACTCAAGATCTAAATCGAGGAATTTTTCTAAAACCGAGAATCATCGGTGGAAACAGAAGATCGGAAAAGATGACCAGGAACAACTGTTGGAGAACAAGAGGgagaaagtagagagaaggtAGGGAGTATcgcaagagagagagagagaatatcaGTTGAATGAGGGAACAGAGAAAGACGTGGTGTACATAACACACAAACCAAACACAATTCTCATCCAATGACTGAGACCCATGATCTGCGTGGAGGTGCTACGTGGCGGCCATCAGCGACACCAGGTAAGTAACGGACCAGTCAAGCAATGGGCTGCCCTCACCAAATATTGGGcctaagtaattaattaaatcagcccagctgatacgctcggattttgcactgttttaaggccattatttggtccgatttttatgtcaaagtcactctacatttccaataattgcatattttatacattgtGGAATTTTTACGTGTTtggtgagaaatgtgcatattggagccaaaaaagggagtcaaaacgcaaattctggaaatctggagttcAGACGGCGActggcgaccgccggcgcccggcggtcagTGATCTGTAGCGGCCCACCTCGGAAATCCATGCTTGGAAACAAGTCTCGCCCagcgaccgccggaagtcatgcggcggcccgccgccGAAGGTACCGACACTCTGGACTGCAACGCAGCGACCGCCGCGGAATGTGCAGCGGCCTGCCGGAGAAAGGCGACGAATCTTAATTGCCCTAGATCtactccaagatttaccatattttaaatatcttttccttctacaatgaggattgacattcccctataaatatgacCTCAAACTTCATCAAAGAGAGAGcttctttttgcaaaataattcccagagattaaaagctagagtacgtcattgtgcaaggagttgaagaagaatttcaagaacatcaagaacgacaaggatttaagctacgggttttatttgctttagttttatgttcaaattgtcttcccttcaatctatgtgtttagctcaTTCCTCCATGTGAAACTAAACTCacaggattctagggatgtgttaataacgactttggttatacaatttcagttttctatttaatatccgttttgtttttgctttgtatcttccctaagttaatctcGAAGCTGCATGATttagtgacacaattatgtatgatttaatataacttgcttcataactgtgagagagttctagcgagttaggtccacttTGTAGAcgctacaattagcttcccttaaaacggcactgttaattgagagtgaggacttttcaagggtcttaggagctttttggagttacgtgttaggattgacaaccctaatattgtaatcaacgtttgtatcgcatgagtaTAAGCTAGATGACtagttctatcaaagtaataactgtgctacggtattgtagtttggaatttgtataaccataactgtgaacacacatccctggaattccccttatctctatattttatcactgtgatttatctgcaattagttgttattttctttctattgttttcatttttcaaaaaattccCAAAACTTTCGGTTTTtgagatagtaattgagtcttagtagaagatagacagtctgtgtttgttttccccgtgttcgataacAGGTaatgacctttagctatactattccTACTTTGTATatttgcaggtatttatagtgctaaaaaatagtgcatcaccagcccaattcaattaatatataagTCCAACACAATGTCCACATATTATTCAacataatcaatttatttacgtAACTTTCCCCGtacaacatttaaaattttaccagaactaatactccctccgttcacgAAAAATACAGCACATTTGCTATTTTTTgttgtccacgaaaaatagagcaGATTCAAAAAAAGAATGTTTTCAACAactcctctcttacttttttcccttatctcttattaataatatggaccccacattccactaacactaattctctcttatttttttccttctatcttactttaccaattccatattaaaactcgtgcaaTTCACAATGTATCttatttttcgtggatggagggagtacattaatttaatttaataacaaTGATATTCTTGTTACTTCTTTCAAAACTTGCATTTTACTTTGTATAGATACTCAGCACACCAGTTGAAATTTTGTAGGTGCCTATGatcatatcaaaataaaattattatttcctcggtcccataaaaataggtgcactttctattttcgtccgtcccacaaaaatatgtgcattctatttttagaaagttatatcaatttaataatgtaggtctcactatccactaacactacttaactatcattctcctcatttctcttattttaccaattttgtatcAATTCTCATGTTATATTCattgtcatatttttataggacggaggtagtatataaTTCTAAGATAaagtaaaggtcaattttggtcctaaacatatgatcgaaatacgaatttggtccaaaacattcactttttgaaaatgagTCCATAAGAAATGAAATCTGTGTCGATAAGGTCTATTTTTGACGGTTCCGTCAAGTTTTGACGGTCAACCGTCGATTAACGAAATTTTGACCTGATTAGGCAATTTTGATTACCGTagctgattttatttttatttttttaaaaaaattgaaaatgtaaaattaaaaatataaaattaaaaatgcaaaaaattaaaaacaaagttTATAAGATATTTGAAAATGCAAACTTTAAAATGTATTTACGCGTTTCACttgacatttttcatttctccttctcttttttCCCCAAGAACCCAAGTTTTATCTTTATCAACAACACCAGCATGTGGATGGATTTTGTATCcgaatttgattttcaatcTATCTGCTACGATATACCATtatgatatgaattttttaatttcgatTAGCAAATCTGGATGGAATTTTGAATGTGAATCTGAATCAGAAAACATacaagttactccctccgtcccgctttagcagttcCATTGACTTTTTtgccatctttttgtaaaaatgataaaagaatagttaaagatgagaaatggtaaattaagagagagaataatatagagaagagtcttatctacattattgtctctcttattttaccatttctccacttcaactattttttatcatttttacaaaaagatggtagaaaagtcaatgggactgctaaagcgggacggagggagtaataaacatCAAAGTAGTCCATAATATTCATAATCAACATCAAATAGGTTCCAAACATTTTACAATATAATTCAAGTCCAGTGCCAAATGATGTTAAAAAAACAAGTTTCTGTGTCACTGACACAATCAAAAACCACCATCAAAGTCAAGTAtccaccataaaaaaataagtactacCTACCATGGAAAAACCAGTGCACACCATCAACATAATAAACATCAAACTAGTCCATGGTATTCATAATTGTGATCAAATAGGTCCTGAAAATTGTGTCAGAGCTTAGTCCTCCTCTCAAAATCCTCATCGATTTCTGGAATATTGAACAGCAGAGCTCCACGGTCGGAAGAACTAGGGTtcgtcgtcttcttcttccttaGGGACTTCGTTGTGGGGCTCGACTTCGACGCCGACACTAGGGTTAGCCGACGGACCTTGTTCCATTTGCTTTAGATGAGGAGAATGGACTTCATCTTCCTCAAATATGTTGCTTTGACATTGATAAGTCCGTCGGTGGAGCGGAACTGAGGGTACGAAGACATCCAACTCATGGCCAACAAGAGATAATCGGCGTCGGCGGCGTTCTCGATCGGAATCGGACTTCTTGTTTTTGTGGATTGTGTGGAGAACGGCGAGaagagagataagagagagttagAACATAAATGGATATATATCTATATGAAAACAATGGATTAATGACATGATCCCTAGTTTGATGTTTGTTCACTTCGTCATCGTTcaacatataatttaagatgatggtataagttgtaaataaaatgatgtatcGAGATAGTAtgatgtttgaattttttaaaattggaaaattcaTGCTTTTTAAGGAtaaacgaaaaagaaaataattcatactaaagaaaataattcatactCTTTAAAGACAGAGgattaaaaaaatccaatatAACTATCTAAATAGTACAATGGATTAATGACAGGAGAAATAGTCCCTAGTTTGATGTTTGTTCACTTCGTCATCGTTGCATTTCAACGcaacatattttcatttgaaatACCATTTGAGACATGTGCTTATATAATGGACACACCAACACAAGTTGGAATTGGAACATCAGAAAATGTTAGGCAAATAGCAGAGAATCGTAAGTCTAATTAAAACTGCGATTTAATATTTACACAAATGTTCTAAAACCCACCTTTAATGATATACTCACTCagtcccacaataagaattacactttgtcattttgatccatcccacaataagagttatactatatttttaccataaatgataaatacgTTGGTCTCACATTCCAGTAATTCactacactcacattttattttaaaaccaatataaaaaagcgGATCTTATATTCCACTATTCAATTCATTGtgctttacattttttaaaatctatgtCCACAATAATAGTAATTTCTATTAAAGAGACGAGGAAGTAGTAGCATTTACTTTTTATGAGTAGATGCATCTACTCATGAAAAGTATGCTACTCtcttattccaaaaaaaagtaGACAAATTAACATAttgcataaattttaatacgtaattagtaaataaaagagagattaaaaaaaggtataaaaagagagagaaaataggtaatggaatattattttgaattacggaatttatattattagtggTATATACtagttaaaaaagttatataTTTGAACTTAATTTAActtatggaaatgactcaaaatcaaaatgataaaatagtgtaGGAGTATTTTTCAGGGACATAGAGACTAAGTAGTACTCCAAAATTGTGTAGGagtatattactattattcttGAAAACCATATACACCAAAATTCGTTTTCCTCCTCCTATCATGACGTACTATATCTAAACCGACTATTATAATTCAGTGTGATAaaccattatttatttatatttttggccTAATGAAATTCCATACATAAAAAGGAGGGATGGACAGATAGAccaatatgaaaaaaaaagagaaaaaaagaatttaagaaaaaaaggagcaaaaaaaatcaagcacCGAGCTTCCTGTTTGTGCTGTGGGAAGTTTGAAGGAAGGCAGCAAGAAACCTCAATGCCTCGACTTGGCTCTCCAACGCAAATATATACTCCGCCGTCTCTTGAAAGAGCTCATCCACCGCCAGCCTCTCGCCGCCGGGAATTATTTTCTGCAGCGCCACTATCTTCTTATCCACCTCATCCGGATTTTCATCTCTTCTCCTCTTGCTCCTCCTCTTCCTACATCGGCAGGCgatggaggtggaggtggcggtggcggtggaggaggagaggTCTTGGGAGGTATTCATGGTGTGGTGGTGAGGTGAGGGAATGGGAAAGAGGAAGAAGTGGTGTTAAAATGGGAGTTGGGGAGAAAATGTCAAATGCCAACGGGTGTGGGGCCTACTTATAATACCCTGATCACGGATTTTGTTTTAGATTAATTACCCATCTCCCGTTAATCCACGAGttttaaccaaaaaaatattggtcAATCAAGAGAGAAGAGcataaaaatgtgaataaattaagagacaTGGAGAATAAATAGATAtgtaagagaaagagaggagaaaaaatgagaaaagtatataaaaaaaaaaaattgtttaagaAATTGAACTATTTTCGTGGATATCTCATAAtgctaaaatgatacttcatTCATCTTAACGAACATGACTCATTGTCTTTTTTTAGTTCGTCCAAACCATCTACTACAcaattataactattttttctcctttgctcttattttactattttaccaattatatattaaaattcgtgtcaaccccaaataatttatttctatcaaacggagggagtattattttttcgccCTATTCAAAATgtccatatttatttttaaatttatcttaCTCAAGatgttaacaaattaatttctcCTCTCGcgtcattaaaatattcaatcaccTTTCATTCTGCTTTTTCATACTCAACAACTTTATCtaaagtacttcctccgtctcacaTAGTTTGTCACATTTTGACTGGACATGATtctaagaaatataatgaaaactgagttgaaaaaattagtgca
The genomic region above belongs to Salvia hispanica cultivar TCC Black 2014 chromosome 3, UniMelb_Shisp_WGS_1.0, whole genome shotgun sequence and contains:
- the LOC125210747 gene encoding transcription factor PAR2-like, whose product is MNTSQDLSSSTATATSTSIACRCRKRRSKRRRDENPDEVDKKIVALQKIIPGGERLAVDELFQETAEYIFALESQVEALRFLAAFLQTSHSTNRKLGA